One part of the Triplophysa rosa linkage group LG5, Trosa_1v2, whole genome shotgun sequence genome encodes these proteins:
- the LOC130554733 gene encoding uncharacterized protein LOC130554733, translating into MAAPGMSSQAFLRMLDQRTVRFGRTGKVIADSFRKSFLEWEAVRFEMDKVIREDHFNCPACTPNMLAVSVDGNRKHYRFKSAARSEEQAIFNGVFIAKDDDVARFVDYVHSSTSHVSGRGVCGGQWSAARETSQKSSSKVDEEGLELAVCRHGVLLCALNMFRGEVFAYPLYLQKKMACKPVKFFAMDVACKYWPYLQRVSERCPELQDLLSMKPFLSVFHAKAHDFKCEVKWSGAYQEGAGLTLGEEVEQCNAFLSRIAVTTKHMAKAGKVTTHCTSLTK; encoded by the exons ATGGCAGCACCTGGGATGTCCAGCCAAGCATTTCTTAGAATGCTAGATCAACGAACTGTCCGCTTTGGCCGT ACTGGAAAGGTCATAGCAGACAGCTTCAGAAAAAGCTTTTTGGAGTGGGAGGCTGTCCGATTTGAAATGGACAAAGTCATCCGGGAAGACCACTTTAACTGCCCAGCATGCACCCCAAACATGCTTGCGGTCTCTGTTGATGGAAACCGTAAGCATTATAGATTCAAGAGTGCAGCAag ATCAGAGGAACAAGCCATCTTTAATGGTGTCTTCATAGCCAAGGATGATGATGTAGCAAGATTCGTAGACTATGTCCATTCCTCGACCAGCCAT GTCTCTGGAAGAGGTGTCTGTGGGGGACAGTGGTCAGCAGCACGAGAAACATCACAGAAGTCCTCCAGCAAAGTAGATGAGGAGGGCCTAGAACTTGCCGTTTGTCGGCATGGTGTTCTTCTTTGTGCCCTTAATATGTTCAGGGGGGAGGTTTTTGCTTACCCTCTGTACCTCCAAAAAAAAATGGCTTGTAAGCCGGTGAAATTCTTTGCTATGGATGTTGCATGCAAGTACTGGCCTTACCTccagagagtgagtgagagatgCCCTGAGCTTCAGGATCTGCTCTCAATGAAGCCATTTCTGTCAGTGTTTCATGCCAAAGCCCACGACTTCAAATGCGAG gtAAAATGGAGTGGGGCATACCAGGAGGGGGCTGGTTTGACTCTTGGGGAGGAGGTGGAGCAGTGTAATGCCTTCCTCTCGAGAATTGCTGTTACCACAAAGCACATGGCAAAAGCAGGTAAGGTAACCACACACTGCACTAGTTTGACAAAGTGA